A region of the Deltaproteobacteria bacterium CG11_big_fil_rev_8_21_14_0_20_49_13 genome:
AACGCAAAGGCCGTCTGGGTCCCCAACCGCAACGGCCTGTTCATTAATATAGCCGCGTCATTTGCCGAGTCGCTCCACGCAGACCTAATTATCACGGGGTTTAATAAAGAAGAGGCGGTCACTTTCTCGGACAATAGTGCCAAATTTGTATCAAAAATGAATGAAACTTTGCGATTTTCAACCCTAAAACGGCCCAAAGTGGTCAGTTTTACGCAAAAAATGTCAAAGGTCGATATGGTAAGGTGCGCAATAGATCAAAAACTGCCGCTTAATTGTTGCTGGCCCTGTTATGAGGGGGGGAGGTCCCTTTGCATGAAGTGCGAGTCGTGTTTGAGATTTAGAAGGGCGATACTTTCTAATATTTTAGTGAGTTAATCTGCTTGACTTTATGGGACCGATTAGGGCATATTGACCCCCGTCCAGTTGATAAGGCACTCCTTTTGGAGTTTGAAATACAATCCATTAATGTATCTATCTCAGTGAATAATGGGCACCTCTAAAAACCTACTTACTCTGTCATTGCGAGCCCCGAAGGGGCGCGGCAATCTCCCGCAAACACTTGATTTATGGAGATTGCTTCNNNNNNNNNNNNNNNNCCCCACCAACACGTGTGTCCAACCACACAAAGGAGTCAGTCTATGCATTTAAGTGAGCTCAAGGCCAAGAAGGTAGGCGAACTTGTTGCCATGGCAGAAGAGGCAAAGATCGAAGATGCCGCGAATCTTCGCAAACAGGAGCTGATATTCGCGTTGCTTCAGTCGCATGCCGCGGCTAACGGAGCCATCTACGGCGAAGGCGTTTTGGAGATCCTGCCCGACGGTTTTGGATTCTTGCGTTCACCGGATTACAGCTATCTTCCGGGACCGGACGATATCTATGTATCGCCTTCACAGATAAGACGTTTCGGCCTTCGCACGGGCGATACAGTTTCAGGTCAGATCAGGCCGCCCAAGGATCAGGAGAGATATTTTGCGCTTCTCAAGGTCGAGTCGATCAATTTTGAACCGCCCGAGAATGTTCGCGGCAAGACACTGTTCGATAACTTAACACCCCTCTATCCGAACTCAAAGATCAACCTTGAATTCGATGCAAAGAACCACTCAACACGCGTGATGGACCTCTTGACCCCTATCGGTAAGGGTCAGCGCGGATTGATTGTTTCTCCCCCGAGGGCGGGTAAGACGGTCCTATTGCAGAACATCGCGAACGCGATAACCGCGAACCATCCTGAAGTGGTACTGATCGTTCTTTTAATAGACGAACGTCCGGAAGAAGTGACCGACATGCAGCGCTCGGTCAAGGGCGAGGTCGTTTCATCAACCTTCGATGAACCCGCCACGCGTCACGTTCAGGTGGCCGAAATGGTGATCGAAAAGGCGAAACGCCTCGTTGAACATAAGAGAGACGTCGTTATTCTTTTGGATTCTATCACACGTCTGGCCCGCGCTTACAACTCTGTCGTGCCGCCTTCAGGAAAGATACTTTCGGGCGGCGTCGATTCCAACGCCCTTCACAAGCCTAAACGTTTCTTCGGAGCCGCACGTAACATCGAGGAGGGCGGAAGTTTGACAATTATGGGAACAGCGCTTATCGATACCGGAAGCCGCATGGACGAGGTCATCTTTGAAGAGTTCAAAGGTACCGGCAACATGGAAATTCATCTTGACCGCAGGCTCATGGAAAAACGAATATTCCCCTGCATGGATATCAACAAGAGTGGAACAAGGAAAGAAGAGCTCCTGTTGCCGGAGCCGATACTCAACCGCGTATGGATACTTAGAAAGCTCCTGCAACCGCTCAACGTTATCGACGCCATGGAGTTCCTGATGGACAAGATAGCGCCTTCCAAGAAGAACAAGGACTTCCTTGAGAGCATGAATAAATGACCGGCTGATATCAGCGAGGGAATACCCCTACGCCGTTAGCTACAAGGCCTAAGCCCTGACGGTCTATCTCCAGACCTTTGAATTTTGCATAGAGCTGTGTTGAACTGCCGCCGTCAAGGTTCAAGATATCGGTAAAGCCGTCGGCTCTCAGATATCTTGCCAGATCCATGAGGGTGAGTGAAAGTCTTTCGGTGACCGCTATCACTATTCGACCGTTCTTATCTGTTCCGATCACCGTTCTTTCGGCAGGGGACGGTTTTAGTTTCGGAGCCGGGATCCCGCCTATGAGGACCCTGGGGCCGGCCTCAACGGCCATTTCAACATCAGGTGAAGCTTTGTATTCATCTCTAGCAATAACGGAAGGCGCACCTTTTTCTGTCTTAAATACATGCCACCAGCTTATTTTTTTCATCTTATTTAATTCGCGGCCGTTCGAAACAAGAAGGCCCAACGAATCGAACTCAGGTGAGAAGAAGCCTCCGTTTATGGCAAGGATGGCCCCCGATCTTTTGGCCATTGTCCTGGCATCGGTATTCACCATCCCCAGCTTTTTTGCGGTGATAATATCCAGCCTGTACTTTGCCGGATCGATAGTAAAGAGATGAAGGATACCGTGAGGCGGTTTTTCAAAATCCATCTTAAAGATCACCTCTTTTTTATATTGGATACCGTCGGCAACTTCGATCCAGCCCTGACCGGCATTTATGGGGATGGAGTATAGGGTAATAGCGAAAAAAAACGATAGCATCCACCAAAATACCGGCGGGCGGGTGGTTGTACGATTGCGCGACAACACGATTCTACCTCCTCCACATTTCTACCGGGGAGCCGTCTTGAAGATTTTGGACGCCCTTAACCACTATGAGGTCGTTTTCGGCCAGGCCCTTCGATATTTCGGCTATATTTGCGGTCATGTTCCTTACGCTCACCTTTGTTTTATGGGCTATCCCGTTACTTACGGTGAATATGAACCTGTCGCGATCCCTTGAGATGAGCGCAGATCTGGGGACAACGATCACTTTATGAATATTGGTGCTTGTGAATTGAGCTGTAGCGGACATTCCCGTTTTGAGGACGCCTTCGGGGTTGGGGATAGATGCCCAGACGTCGAACGTCATGCCGGGCTGATTGACCATTGGAGCTGTGTAGCTTATTCTTCCTTTATAAGCCCTTTCAACATCCTCGACCTTGACATTAATGGGCATTCCAAGACTTATGCCGGTCGATTCGTCGGCAGTTAGCGGGAAAGAGACCAGTATTGGATCGATGTTCACGACGACAAAAAGGACCTGATCCTCCGAGGCCGTCTGCATGGGGCTGGCGTATTTTTCGGTGATAACGCCAGATATCGGGCTGGTCACCTGAAGATGTGCGGCATTATATTCTGCATCGTCAAGGTCGGCGTTTATCCTTCCAAACGTCGATTCCGCGCTTGCGGCCTCTATTGCCATGCCGTCGTACTGGGTCTTGTCTATCTTGCCTTCCTCAAGCATGCGATCGCGGTTCTTCATCAGGTACTGGTTCTTTTCAACCGCGGTCTCCGCCTCTTTTTTGGCGGCGCGAAGCCGATTAAGCTTAAGGTTCACATCTTCTTCGGAAAGTCTGGCAAGCACCGCGCCTTCTTTTATAAGGTCTCCCTTATTTGCGAAGACATCGGCAAGCCTTGCGGTGCGGGACATCTTTACTTCCACATTATCGCGCGGGATAAGTATGCCGGGGACCGTCACTTCGGGGGAGCTCTCCTGTATCTTTACCCGTTCGACAATGACGGATGCGGTAGAGCTACCCGGCGAACAGCGTTCGCAGGAGGAGAGAAGCAGGAGGCAAGAAACAGGAAGCAGGAAGCAGGAAGCAGGAAGCATGAAGTACTTTGAAAACATGGCAGGTATTATAGTTAATTATAAAATATAGGCAAGTTATTATAGGATCTAAAGGATTCCGAGCTCTTTGTGGGCCTGCTTCATTATGGTGACGTTGGGGAGCCACGAATTGCAGAGTCGTGCGAACGATTCTACGGCGTCACTGGAAATACCTTGAGTGAATCTTGGTGTGAAGCTGGCGGGTTGCAAGATGACGGGAATGAACCTGTTGGATGAAGAGATGAGCTTTATCGCCTCCTGAATATCCTTGGTAGAGGTATCGCTTGTGATGACTATCTTTATGTAGAACTCTTTGCCTGAGCGTAGCGAATCGGATATGAATTTCGCGTGCTCATCCCAGCAGGGCCTTTTGCCGGTGGAGGATGGGAGCTTTATGTCCATGCTTACGATGTCGATCCTTTTCGATATAAGGTCGAGCTCTCTGTGAAGTATGCCGTTAGTTTCTAAAAGGATACGTTTGCCTTCAGGAACGGTCGGAAGCCATTTTTCAAGGAAAGAGACCTGTTCCAAAGGCTCGCCGCCCGTAATTGAGATGGCAGGGTCGGTGAAAAATGCCAGTTGTCCGTTCAGCTCTTTTATTGATACGGGATTTTGGATCTCCACGAACCTTGCGGACCTTGGCGGCGTTTCTACTCTGCACGTCGGGTCTGTCTTGATGGCCGCTTCGGTATCGCACCACCTGCAGTTTAGGGCGCACCCGGCAAAGCGGACGAACGTCATGGGTTCGCCTGTGTGCGGTCCTTCTCCCTGAAGGGATGAGAATATCTCGGTTATATTTGCCATAACAGACGCCATTTTTACGCAACCCATTTTACCTTTGCTCTCGCTTTTTTAACACCTTCTAGTTCTTCCTTATACTTCTTTAAGACCTCTTCGGCGAACATCTTAGGTTCGATGTTATAATCTTTAAGGCCCTTTGTCTTGACTGGCGTCCCATCGCTTCTTATATTGACCCCAACATGTATCAAGGTTGAAACCGGCGACGCTGTAGCTATCGATATGTTTATCTTGGCATTGCCGTCATAAAGATCGTTTCCGCGCCTTTCAATTTTAAATTCTCGCTCATCCTGAGCTTGTCGAAGGATGACGTCCCTTACGATAGAAACAAATAGCCTTTGCCTAAGAATAGCCGCCTCTAAATTCGAATCAAAATGTTCGATGATGAAGTGGAGCATTTCGTGGCTGAATATCTTGCAGTTATCCCTTTTATCCGCAAGGTCGACCATGTGATCAGGCGCTACATCGCACCCGCCTATAAAGGCGGCGCAAGAATCCCCTGTTTCACCCGTTCGGTCAAATATCCAGTGGGAACGGAGTTGGGAACCGTCGTAATCGATCCTGTTTTTTAAAATGACGGCATCCATGTTCGTCGTGGTGATTACTTTTCTAAGGCAAAATTGTCAAGTATTATGGCCGATCGTAACTGGAACACGGAACAGACATCGTATCCCCCCTATAAAGAGGATAAGATATATGTTGGATAGAGAATGGAGGGAGTTGAAGAAAGTTATCCACAGTCCGCACATCAGCCCGTAAGGAGCTGGTGTGTGCGGACTGTGGGTAACTTTCTTTTTTTTGGAGACAGTGGGGAGTGGATTTCCCCCTCCGAAGTTCTGTCGGCGCGACGGGTAAAACCATCACAGATTACATTTAAAAAACAATTGGAATGAAGGTTGTGAAAAAAATCAGGATACAATCGGGACAACCGTAATACCGTCCGTCAGCGGAAACGCGGTATCGGTCCTGGAAACTATAGTCATCTTCTCAATGTTTTTTCGCCCCAGGACGCCTGCGACCTCCTCCAGATTTTTTGCATCTTTTTTGACAGGAACCTCAGAGAACTTCGCCTCGATGAGTTCAAATCTGCCGCCTTTATGAATCAAAAAATCAACCTCTGTGCCACGATTATCCCTCCAGAACCAGATGTCCCATTTTCCGCTTACGAAGACCTGCCGTTTTCGCAGTTCAGAAAAAACAAATGTCTCCCAAATTGAACCGATGAACGGACTCCTTGTGAGTTCGTCGATATTGGATATGCTGGTCAAGTAACAAAGTAGTCCGGTATCATTAAAATAAATTTTAGGTGATTTGATGAGCGACTTTGTTTTATTGTTGAACCACGGTTCCAGCAAGACCACTTGATTCGATGCCTGCAGAACGGATAACCACTCGCCTACTGTGGTTGGGCTGATGCCAACATCGCGCGCAACTTCTGATTTGTTGAGGATTTGCCCGCTTCTCAATGCGCATGCCCTCAAAAAACGTTCGAAGTCCCTCAATTGTCCAATGTTTAATATAGAGCGCACATCCCTCTCTAAATAAGTTGCAGTGTAGGATTGATAAAAGAGATCTCTTCGCAGGTCTTCTCTTGCGTGCAGTTCCGGAAAACCTCCCGTGAGAATCATTTCCATTGTCGAAATTTTTTTTGCGGACAGGACCTCGCTAGCGCTTAATGTCTCAAGCTCAAATATTGCGCAACGTCCGGCGAGGCTATCAGAGACGTTCTTCATTAAGGTAAACTTTTGCGAACCAGTTAGAATGAACCGGCCGTATTGATCGCGCTTACCGTCTATATTATTTTTGAGGTAACGAAAGAGACCGGGCGCATACTGCACTTCATCGACAATAATCGGCGGCGGATATCGTTCAATAAATGACTGCGGTTCCCTTTCAGCTAGTTCAGCGTTTGAAGGAAGGTCCAGAGTTACAAACGAATATTCAGGAAATAACCTTTTAAGGAGACTGGTTTTGCCGGTCTGCCTTGCCCCGGTCAGTATAACAGCGGGAAATGTGGCAACAGACCCACTGATTTGTTTTGAAATTTCTCTTTCAATCCACATAGTTGCAAATTATAAGCTATAAAAGTGAAATAATCA
Encoded here:
- the queC gene encoding 7-cyano-7-deazaguanine synthase QueC gives rise to the protein MKRAITLLSGGLDSMVSTAIARKEHNIILALTFDYGQRAVKREMEAAKKICKPWKIPYKVIKLPWLGEITHTALVDRKKRIPTVCHSRLPSGGQGGNPTHQRDPRFCGDGRNAKAVWVPNRNGLFINIAASFAESLHADLIITGFNKEEAVTFSDNSAKFVSKMNETLRFSTLKRPKVVSFTQKMSKVDMVRCAIDQKLPLNCCWPCYEGGRSLCMKCESCLRFRRAILSNILVS
- the rho gene encoding transcription termination factor Rho — its product is MHLSELKAKKVGELVAMAEEAKIEDAANLRKQELIFALLQSHAAANGAIYGEGVLEILPDGFGFLRSPDYSYLPGPDDIYVSPSQIRRFGLRTGDTVSGQIRPPKDQERYFALLKVESINFEPPENVRGKTLFDNLTPLYPNSKINLEFDAKNHSTRVMDLLTPIGKGQRGLIVSPPRAGKTVLLQNIANAITANHPEVVLIVLLIDERPEEVTDMQRSVKGEVVSSTFDEPATRHVQVAEMVIEKAKRLVEHKRDVVILLDSITRLARAYNSVVPPSGKILSGGVDSNALHKPKRFFGAARNIEEGGSLTIMGTALIDTGSRMDEVIFEEFKGTGNMEIHLDRRLMEKRIFPCMDINKSGTRKEELLLPEPILNRVWILRKLLQPLNVIDAMEFLMDKIAPSKKNKDFLESMNK